One segment of Trachemys scripta elegans isolate TJP31775 chromosome 1, CAS_Tse_1.0, whole genome shotgun sequence DNA contains the following:
- the TPP1 gene encoding tripeptidyl-peptidase 1 isoform X1: MEARFLLAVAVSLAGWWRSLALGWAPEQDQSLRVPAEWRHLGPVAPLDELVLTFALRQQNVEHLVKLVGRVSDPDSPQYGKYLSLEELRTLVQPSLLTLSTVHKWLGAYGIKGCKTISTLDFLECVMPASTAERLLPGAQFHRYESGQRSAVRSPVPYTLHEDLAEHIDFVGGLHRFPAERKVVTRASGKEEATARYQQRAAFHLGVTPSVIRKRYNLTDGDIGALPNNSQACAQFLEQYFHPADLAEFMKLFASSFGHRSRVDQVVGHQELGKAGLEASLDVEYIMSTGANISTWVFSNAGRHESQEPFLAWLLLLSNMSSVPWVHSVSYGDDEDSLSRAYMERVNVEFMKAAARGLTVLFASGDAGAGCRKLAGGSHTFRPSFPASSPYVTTVGGTAFKNPFRVTWEVTDYISGGGFSNVFPMPDYQAAAVRNFLHSAPKLPPLSYYNSSGRAYPDLAALSDNYWVVTNRIPLPWVSGTSASTPVVGGIMALINDRRLQKGLPPLGFLNPALYKLQEKGPTDALYDVTQGCHLSCLDAAVEGQGFCAGPSWDPVSGWGTPNFPQLLKALLNP; the protein is encoded by the exons ATGGAGGCGCG GTTCCTGCTGGCGGTCGCTGTGAGTCTCGCGGGCTGGTGGCGCTCCTTAGCGCTGGGCTGGGCCCCAGAGCAGGACCAGAGTCTCCG GGTCCCTGCTGAATGGAGGCACCTGGGCCCGGTCGCTCCCTTGGATGAGCTTGTGTTGACCTTTGCCCTCAGGCAGCAGAACGTGGAGCATCTGGTGAAGCTGGTGGGAAGAGTCTCAGACCCTGATTCACCTCAGTATG GAAAGTACCTGTCACTGGAGGAGCTGCGCACACTCGTCCAGCCATCTCTCCTCACGCTCAGCACTGTGCACAAGTGGTTGGGGGCCTACGGCATCAAGGGCTGCAAGACCATTAGCACCTTGGACTTCCTAGAGTGCGTGATGCCAGCCAG CACGGCGGAGCGCCTCCTGCCAGGAGCCCAGTTCCATCGCTACGAGAGCGGCCAGCGCAGCGCTGTGCGCTCCCCTGTCCCCTACACCCTCCATGAGGATCTGGCTGAACACATTGACTTTG TGGGTGGCCTGCACCGGTTCCCTGCGGAAAGGAAGGTGGTGACCAGAGCCTCGGGGAAGGAGGAGGCGACGGCACGGTACCAGCAGAGGGCAGCTTTCCATCTGGGTGTGACGCCCTCTGTCATCCGCAAGAGATACAACCTGACGGACGGGGACATCGGGGCATTGCCCAATAACAGCCAGGCCTGTGCCCAG TTCCTGGAGCAGTATTTCCACCCGGCTGACCTGGCAGAGTTCATGAAGCTCTTCGCAAGCAGCTTTGGGCACCGCTCCCGGGTCGACCAGGTGGTCGGGCACCAAGAGCTGGGCAAGGCGGGGCTCGAGGCCAGCCTGGATGTGGAGTACATCATGAGCACAGGTGCCAACATCTCCACCTGGGTCTTCAGTAATGCAG GGAGGCATGAGAGCCAGGAGCCCTTCctggcctggctgctgctgctcagtaACATGTCCTCGGTGCCCTGGGTGCACTCGGTGAGCTACGGGGATGATGAGGACAGCCTGTCCCGGGCCTACATGGAGCGCGTCAACGTGGAGTTCATGAAGGCTGCTGCGCGGGGCTTGACTGTGCTCTTCGCCTCAG GTGATGCTGGAGCTGGCTGCAGAAAGCTTGCTGGAGGGAGCCACACTTTCCGGCCCAGCTTCCCAGCCTCCAG CCCCTATGTGACCACAGTGGGTGGCACAGCCTTTAAGAACCCCTTCCGAGTGACCTGGGAGGTGACGGATTATATCAGTGGTGGGGGCTTCAGCAATGTCTTCCCTATGCCCGACTACCAG GCTGCGGCTGTCAGGAATTTCTTGCACTCAGCCCCAAAGCTGCCACCCCTCTCCTACTACAACAGCAGCGGCCGTGCCTACCCCGACCTGGCTGCCCTCTCCGACAACTACTGGGTGGTGACCAACCGCATCCCCCTGCCCTGGGTGTCTGGGACATCG gcCTCCACCCCCGTGGTAGGGGGCATTATGGCCCTGATCAACGACCGCCGTTTGCAGAAAGGTCTGCCGCCTCTGGGCTTCCTGAACCCGGCGCTCTACAAACTGCAGGAGAAGGGACCTACTGATGCCCTCTATGAC GTCACCCAGGGCTGCCACCTGTCGTGTCTGGATGCAGCAGTGGAAGGGCAGGGGTTCTGTGCTGGCCCCTCCTGGGACCCCGTCTCAGGCTGGGGCACCCCCAACTTCCCACAGCTCCTGAAAGCTCTGCTCAACCCGTGA
- the TPP1 gene encoding tripeptidyl-peptidase 1 isoform X2, translated as MPASTAERLLPGAQFHRYESGQRSAVRSPVPYTLHEDLAEHIDFVGGLHRFPAERKVVTRASGKEEATARYQQRAAFHLGVTPSVIRKRYNLTDGDIGALPNNSQACAQFLEQYFHPADLAEFMKLFASSFGHRSRVDQVVGHQELGKAGLEASLDVEYIMSTGANISTWVFSNAGRHESQEPFLAWLLLLSNMSSVPWVHSVSYGDDEDSLSRAYMERVNVEFMKAAARGLTVLFASGDAGAGCRKLAGGSHTFRPSFPASSPYVTTVGGTAFKNPFRVTWEVTDYISGGGFSNVFPMPDYQAAAVRNFLHSAPKLPPLSYYNSSGRAYPDLAALSDNYWVVTNRIPLPWVSGTSASTPVVGGIMALINDRRLQKGLPPLGFLNPALYKLQEKGPTDALYDVTQGCHLSCLDAAVEGQGFCAGPSWDPVSGWGTPNFPQLLKALLNP; from the exons ATGCCAGCCAG CACGGCGGAGCGCCTCCTGCCAGGAGCCCAGTTCCATCGCTACGAGAGCGGCCAGCGCAGCGCTGTGCGCTCCCCTGTCCCCTACACCCTCCATGAGGATCTGGCTGAACACATTGACTTTG TGGGTGGCCTGCACCGGTTCCCTGCGGAAAGGAAGGTGGTGACCAGAGCCTCGGGGAAGGAGGAGGCGACGGCACGGTACCAGCAGAGGGCAGCTTTCCATCTGGGTGTGACGCCCTCTGTCATCCGCAAGAGATACAACCTGACGGACGGGGACATCGGGGCATTGCCCAATAACAGCCAGGCCTGTGCCCAG TTCCTGGAGCAGTATTTCCACCCGGCTGACCTGGCAGAGTTCATGAAGCTCTTCGCAAGCAGCTTTGGGCACCGCTCCCGGGTCGACCAGGTGGTCGGGCACCAAGAGCTGGGCAAGGCGGGGCTCGAGGCCAGCCTGGATGTGGAGTACATCATGAGCACAGGTGCCAACATCTCCACCTGGGTCTTCAGTAATGCAG GGAGGCATGAGAGCCAGGAGCCCTTCctggcctggctgctgctgctcagtaACATGTCCTCGGTGCCCTGGGTGCACTCGGTGAGCTACGGGGATGATGAGGACAGCCTGTCCCGGGCCTACATGGAGCGCGTCAACGTGGAGTTCATGAAGGCTGCTGCGCGGGGCTTGACTGTGCTCTTCGCCTCAG GTGATGCTGGAGCTGGCTGCAGAAAGCTTGCTGGAGGGAGCCACACTTTCCGGCCCAGCTTCCCAGCCTCCAG CCCCTATGTGACCACAGTGGGTGGCACAGCCTTTAAGAACCCCTTCCGAGTGACCTGGGAGGTGACGGATTATATCAGTGGTGGGGGCTTCAGCAATGTCTTCCCTATGCCCGACTACCAG GCTGCGGCTGTCAGGAATTTCTTGCACTCAGCCCCAAAGCTGCCACCCCTCTCCTACTACAACAGCAGCGGCCGTGCCTACCCCGACCTGGCTGCCCTCTCCGACAACTACTGGGTGGTGACCAACCGCATCCCCCTGCCCTGGGTGTCTGGGACATCG gcCTCCACCCCCGTGGTAGGGGGCATTATGGCCCTGATCAACGACCGCCGTTTGCAGAAAGGTCTGCCGCCTCTGGGCTTCCTGAACCCGGCGCTCTACAAACTGCAGGAGAAGGGACCTACTGATGCCCTCTATGAC GTCACCCAGGGCTGCCACCTGTCGTGTCTGGATGCAGCAGTGGAAGGGCAGGGGTTCTGTGCTGGCCCCTCCTGGGACCCCGTCTCAGGCTGGGGCACCCCCAACTTCCCACAGCTCCTGAAAGCTCTGCTCAACCCGTGA